Proteins from one Lachnospiraceae bacterium KGMB03038 genomic window:
- the rbfA gene encoding 30S ribosome-binding factor RbfA — MRKRSIKNTRVNVEVQRELSSIIRGGLKDPRVAPWTSVVAAEVAPDLKTCKAYISVLGDEKAQKETIQGLESAEGYIRRELARTLNMRNTPEIHFILDQSIEYGVNMSKKIEEVTGQMETEGEKDAQ, encoded by the coding sequence TTGCGGAAAAGAAGTATTAAGAACACTAGAGTGAATGTAGAAGTCCAGCGGGAATTAAGCAGCATTATCCGGGGCGGCCTGAAAGACCCAAGGGTTGCCCCATGGACGTCTGTGGTGGCCGCGGAGGTGGCCCCGGATTTAAAGACATGCAAGGCGTATATCAGTGTGCTGGGAGATGAGAAGGCCCAGAAGGAGACGATACAGGGATTAGAAAGCGCGGAAGGGTATATCCGCCGGGAACTGGCACGGACTTTGAACATGCGCAATACACCGGAAATTCATTTCATACTGGACCAATCCATTGAATATGGTGTAAATATGTCTAAAAAGATAGAAGAAGTAACTGGCCAAATGGAGACGGAAGGTGAAAAAGATGCTCAATAG
- the infB gene encoding translation initiation factor IF-2: protein MSKMKVYELAKELDVPSKELVEFLAGKKIEVKNHMSSLEEEEVKMVKAAFNKSGAEEEKSSEKAEKPAGETPKKKNIVHVFRPQNTQNGARQGRRPAGGGKSGISQGRPMQVNNGRPAKPQNRPGQPGRPAAEKGQAPVRSTEKSVAKAFEKALEKKQPKTAEQEAAPKVQTQQPVKTQADHSPKPAQSSRPSEQPQGRAVNASEKNSSGRSAADRNGGERGNAERPAGERGRNDRNSGERGQSRGGDRNQNRNFGERGQSRGGERGQNRSGGHGERRNNEGRRNQGSIPAPETPAQKPQRSKGKGKDDYKKKEYRREEEDRKPKGKKQKAEPKPQLQKPQPKAQKQEEEIKSITIPEVLTIKDLADKMKVVPSVIVKKLFMQGKIVTVNQEIDYETAEEIALEFDILCEKEEVVDVIEELLKEEEEDEKKLKKRPPVVCVMGHVDHGKTSLLDAIRHTNVIGGEAGGITQHIGAYVVERNGEKITFLDTPGHEAFTAMRMRGASSTDIAILVVAADDGVMPQTIEAINHAKAAGVEIIVAVNKIDKPSANVERVKQELTEYELIPEDWGGSTIFVPVSAKTGEGLDELMEMILLTAEVMELKANPNRRARGLVLEAELDKGRGPVATVLVQKGTLRIGDAVAAGAAHGKVRAMMDDKGRRVKEAGPSMPVEILGLNDVPNAGEVLVGCGNDKEARSFAETFISQSKVKLLEETKTKLSLDDLFTQIQEGNLKELGIVVKADVQGSVEAIKQSLLKLSNDEVVVKIIHGGVGAINESDVSLASASNAIIIGFNVRPDATAKETAEREGVDIRLYRVIYNAIEDVEAAMKGMLDPVFEEKVLGHAEVRQLFKASGVGTIAGSYVLDGTFERDCSARIIRDGIVVYEGSLASLKRFKDDVKEVRAGYECGFVFANFNDVKEGDQVEAFKMVEVPR from the coding sequence ATGTCGAAGATGAAAGTATACGAGTTAGCGAAAGAATTAGATGTTCCAAGCAAGGAACTGGTAGAGTTCCTTGCGGGGAAGAAGATAGAAGTGAAAAATCATATGAGCTCTCTGGAAGAAGAGGAAGTAAAGATGGTAAAAGCCGCCTTTAACAAAAGCGGGGCAGAGGAGGAAAAGTCTTCGGAGAAGGCAGAGAAACCCGCGGGGGAAACGCCAAAGAAGAAGAATATCGTCCATGTCTTCCGTCCGCAGAACACCCAGAATGGAGCGCGTCAGGGAAGACGTCCGGCAGGAGGCGGCAAGTCTGGGATCTCCCAGGGAAGACCTATGCAGGTAAATAACGGCCGTCCGGCGAAACCGCAGAACCGTCCGGGACAGCCGGGCCGTCCCGCGGCGGAAAAAGGGCAGGCGCCTGTGCGTTCAACGGAAAAATCTGTGGCGAAGGCATTTGAGAAAGCGCTTGAGAAAAAGCAGCCGAAGACGGCGGAACAGGAAGCGGCGCCAAAGGTTCAGACCCAGCAGCCGGTGAAAACTCAGGCGGATCACAGCCCCAAGCCGGCGCAGAGCAGCCGTCCATCTGAGCAGCCTCAGGGAAGAGCCGTAAACGCAAGCGAAAAGAATAGCAGCGGAAGAAGCGCCGCGGATAGAAACGGCGGCGAGCGCGGAAACGCGGAGAGACCTGCCGGCGAAAGAGGAAGGAACGACCGGAATTCCGGCGAAAGAGGCCAGAGCAGAGGCGGCGACAGAAACCAGAATCGAAACTTTGGCGAAAGAGGCCAGAGCAGGGGCGGTGAGAGAGGCCAGAACCGTTCCGGCGGACATGGAGAAAGGCGGAACAATGAAGGAAGACGGAACCAGGGAAGCATCCCGGCTCCGGAGACGCCGGCTCAGAAACCGCAGAGAAGCAAAGGCAAAGGGAAAGACGATTATAAGAAAAAAGAGTACCGCCGTGAGGAAGAAGATCGCAAGCCAAAGGGAAAGAAGCAGAAGGCAGAGCCAAAGCCGCAGCTTCAGAAACCCCAGCCGAAAGCCCAGAAGCAGGAGGAAGAAATCAAATCCATTACGATTCCTGAAGTCCTTACTATCAAGGATCTGGCAGATAAGATGAAGGTGGTACCTTCTGTGATCGTGAAGAAACTCTTTATGCAGGGCAAGATCGTGACGGTAAACCAGGAGATTGATTATGAAACCGCGGAAGAGATCGCGCTGGAATTCGATATCCTCTGCGAGAAAGAAGAAGTGGTGGATGTGATCGAAGAACTTCTGAAAGAGGAAGAAGAGGATGAAAAGAAACTGAAGAAACGTCCTCCGGTTGTCTGTGTCATGGGCCATGTAGACCATGGTAAGACTTCCCTTTTGGATGCGATCCGCCATACCAATGTGATCGGCGGAGAGGCCGGCGGTATCACCCAGCATATCGGCGCTTACGTGGTAGAGAGAAACGGGGAGAAGATCACCTTCCTGGATACACCGGGCCATGAAGCCTTTACAGCGATGCGTATGCGGGGAGCCAGCTCTACAGATATCGCTATTCTGGTAGTAGCGGCGGACGACGGCGTGATGCCGCAGACCATTGAAGCGATCAACCATGCCAAAGCGGCGGGTGTAGAGATCATCGTGGCAGTGAATAAGATTGATAAGCCAAGCGCCAATGTAGAGCGGGTAAAACAGGAACTGACCGAGTATGAGCTGATTCCGGAAGACTGGGGAGGAAGCACCATTTTTGTACCGGTATCCGCAAAGACCGGAGAAGGTCTGGATGAGTTGATGGAGATGATTCTTCTGACCGCGGAGGTTATGGAATTAAAAGCCAACCCAAATCGGCGGGCAAGAGGACTTGTGCTGGAAGCTGAGCTGGATAAAGGAAGAGGTCCTGTGGCGACAGTGCTGGTACAGAAAGGAACCCTGCGTATCGGCGATGCGGTGGCGGCAGGAGCGGCTCACGGCAAGGTCAGAGCTATGATGGACGACAAAGGGCGCCGAGTGAAAGAGGCCGGACCGTCTATGCCGGTAGAGATCCTGGGACTGAACGATGTGCCAAATGCGGGAGAAGTACTGGTAGGCTGCGGAAATGACAAAGAAGCCAGAAGCTTCGCTGAGACCTTTATTTCTCAGAGCAAAGTAAAACTTCTGGAAGAGACAAAGACGAAACTTTCTCTGGATGACTTGTTTACTCAGATCCAGGAAGGAAACTTAAAAGAACTGGGCATTGTAGTGAAAGCAGATGTGCAGGGGTCTGTCGAGGCCATTAAGCAGAGCCTTCTGAAGCTGTCCAACGATGAAGTAGTGGTGAAGATCATCCATGGCGGCGTCGGAGCGATCAATGAGTCAGACGTGAGCCTGGCCTCCGCTTCCAACGCGATCATTATCGGATTCAATGTGCGGCCGGATGCTACAGCCAAAGAAACCGCGGAACGAGAAGGAGTGGATATCCGTCTGTACCGGGTAATCTACAATGCCATTGAAGATGTGGAAGCGGCTATGAAGGGTATGTTAGACCCGGTATTCGAGGAGAAGGTTCTGGGCCATGCGGAAGTGCGCCAGCTGTTCAAGGCTTCCGGCGTTGGTACGATCGCGGGATCCTATGTGCTGGACGGAACTTTTGAGAGAGATTGTTCCGCACGGATCATCCGGGATGGTATCGTGGTCTACGAAGGCTCTCTTGCTTCGCTGAAGCGGTTCAAAGACGATGTGAAAGAAGTGCGGGCAGGATATGAATGCGGATTCGTATTCGCAAACTTTAATGATGTGAAGGAAGGCGACCAGGTGGAAGCGTTCAAGATGGTGGAAGTTCCAAGATAG
- a CDS encoding 50S ribosomal protein L7ae, protein MSQNKALSLIGLAVKAGKVASGEFCTEKEVKSGRAALVIVAGDASGNTKKKFQNMCSFYRVPIYFYKDKDTLGHAMGKEFRASLAVTDEGFAKGIRKHLDTEENTIA, encoded by the coding sequence TTGAGTCAGAATAAGGCGCTGTCATTGATCGGTCTGGCTGTGAAGGCCGGGAAAGTGGCAAGCGGAGAGTTCTGCACAGAGAAAGAGGTAAAATCCGGCCGGGCCGCGCTGGTGATCGTAGCCGGGGACGCCTCCGGGAATACGAAGAAGAAATTCCAGAATATGTGCAGTTTTTATAGAGTACCAATCTATTTTTATAAAGATAAAGATACCTTGGGCCATGCAATGGGAAAAGAGTTCCGGGCATCCCTTGCGGTGACGGATGAGGGGTTTGCAAAAGGAATCAGGAAACATTTGGACACAGAAGAGAATACAATTGCATAA
- a CDS encoding YlxR family protein, with protein sequence MSKNKKIPLRKCVGCQEMRSKKEMIRVIRTSEQEFLLDATGKKNGRGAYLCPNRECLEKARKCKGLERSFGQAIPPEVYESLEKEMECLESE encoded by the coding sequence TTGAGTAAAAATAAAAAGATACCGTTGCGGAAATGCGTGGGTTGTCAGGAAATGCGCAGCAAAAAAGAGATGATCCGGGTCATCCGCACATCTGAGCAGGAGTTCCTGCTGGATGCTACCGGAAAGAAAAATGGCCGGGGAGCTTATCTGTGTCCCAACCGAGAGTGCCTGGAAAAAGCAAGGAAATGCAAAGGCTTGGAGCGATCCTTTGGCCAGGCGATCCCGCCGGAGGTATATGAATCCCTGGAAAAGGAGATGGAATGTCTTGAGTCAGAATAA
- the nusA gene encoding transcription termination/antitermination protein NusA gives MNTELLEALNLLEKEKDISKETLLDAIENSLLNACKNHFGKADNIKLIMDRETCDYQLYAEKEVVEEVEDKLEQISLEEAKEIDSTYEIGDIVRIPIESKSFGRIATQNAKNLILQKIREEERKVIYDQYFEKEKDIVTGIVQRYVGRNISINLGKADAMLTENEQVKGEVFKPTERIKLYVVEVKNTTKGPKILVSRTHPELVKRLFESEVTEVRDGIVEIKSIAREAGSRTKIAVWSNDPDVDPVGACVGMNGARVNAIVNELRGEKIDIINWSDNPAILIENALSPAKVISVMADPDEKTASVIVPDYQLSLAIGKEGQNARLAARLTGYKIDIKSETQAIESGELPENYMEMSEGVFEEEMYEEDYDESYEDESYEEGAYEEGYDESYEEAPEDAVYDGEADGEQESEEE, from the coding sequence ATGAATACGGAATTACTGGAAGCATTGAACCTATTGGAGAAGGAGAAAGACATCAGCAAAGAGACTCTGCTGGACGCGATCGAGAATTCTCTTTTAAATGCCTGTAAGAACCATTTTGGGAAAGCCGACAATATCAAATTGATCATGGACCGGGAGACCTGCGACTACCAGCTCTACGCCGAGAAAGAGGTGGTAGAAGAAGTGGAAGACAAATTGGAGCAGATCAGCCTGGAAGAGGCAAAAGAGATCGATAGTACTTATGAGATCGGCGATATCGTGCGGATCCCTATTGAATCTAAATCCTTTGGACGTATCGCGACCCAGAACGCGAAGAACCTGATCCTGCAGAAGATCCGGGAAGAAGAGCGCAAGGTGATCTACGATCAGTATTTTGAGAAAGAAAAAGATATCGTGACGGGAATCGTACAGCGCTATGTGGGGAGAAACATCAGCATCAACCTGGGTAAGGCAGACGCCATGCTGACAGAAAACGAGCAGGTAAAAGGAGAGGTGTTTAAGCCGACAGAGAGGATCAAACTGTATGTGGTAGAAGTAAAGAACACCACAAAAGGGCCAAAGATCTTAGTGTCCCGTACTCATCCGGAATTGGTAAAGCGTCTGTTTGAATCAGAGGTGACGGAAGTCAGAGACGGGATTGTGGAGATCAAGAGCATTGCCAGAGAGGCTGGAAGCAGGACCAAGATCGCGGTATGGTCCAACGACCCGGATGTAGATCCGGTAGGCGCATGTGTGGGAATGAATGGAGCCAGAGTCAATGCCATCGTCAATGAATTGCGGGGAGAGAAGATCGACATCATCAATTGGAGCGATAACCCGGCGATCCTGATCGAGAACGCGTTAAGCCCGGCGAAGGTCATCTCTGTTATGGCAGACCCGGATGAGAAGACGGCAAGCGTTATCGTGCCGGACTACCAGCTTTCACTTGCTATCGGCAAAGAAGGACAGAACGCCAGACTGGCCGCGAGGCTGACAGGATATAAGATCGACATCAAGAGCGAGACTCAGGCGATCGAATCTGGAGAACTGCCGGAGAACTATATGGAGATGAGCGAAGGCGTGTTTGAGGAAGAAATGTATGAAGAAGACTACGATGAGTCTTACGAGGATGAATCTTACGAAGAAGGGGCTTACGAAGAAGGCTATGATGAGTCTTATGAGGAAGCGCCGGAAGATGCCGTTTATGACGGGGAAGCAGATGGAGAGCAGGAGTCAGAAGAGGAATAA
- the rimP gene encoding ribosome maturation factor RimP, which yields MSKREVYEQKTEQLLQPIVDEYGFELVDVEYVKEGSTWYLRSYIDKTGGISIDDCEKVSRRLSDLLDQEDFIEDAYIMEVSSPGLGRPLKKEKDFKRSLGEEVEVKTYRMIDKQKEFTGILKDYDEDTVTITLADETEKTFDKGDIALIRLAFDF from the coding sequence TTGTCTAAAAGAGAAGTTTACGAGCAGAAAACAGAACAGCTTCTGCAGCCCATTGTGGATGAATATGGATTTGAGCTTGTAGATGTGGAGTATGTCAAGGAGGGGAGTACCTGGTACCTCCGGTCCTACATTGATAAAACCGGAGGAATCAGCATCGATGATTGTGAGAAGGTCAGCAGAAGACTTTCGGATCTTTTGGATCAGGAAGATTTTATCGAAGACGCCTACATCATGGAAGTGAGTTCCCCAGGGCTTGGCCGTCCTTTGAAGAAGGAGAAGGACTTCAAGAGGAGCCTGGGAGAAGAGGTAGAGGTCAAGACTTACCGCATGATCGACAAACAGAAAGAATTTACCGGAATCTTAAAAGATTACGATGAAGATACAGTAACCATTACGCTTGCAGACGAGACGGAAAAAACATTTGACAAAGGCGATATCGCTTTGATCCGCCTGGCGTTTGATTTTTAG